The Loktanella sp. M215 genome includes a window with the following:
- a CDS encoding CbtB domain-containing protein, translating into MTTLVQSQVRDAGGTRAIIMALAFGLALIASVGFASAGAIHDAAHDVRHATGFPCH; encoded by the coding sequence ATGACGACCCTCGTTCAATCGCAGGTGCGCGATGCAGGCGGCACACGCGCAATCATCATGGCCCTGGCGTTCGGCCTGGCTTTGATCGCGTCCGTTGGCTTTGCCTCGGCCGGTGCCATTCACGACGCTGCGCACGATGTGCGCCACGCGACCGGCTTTCCCTGCCACTGA
- a CDS encoding CbtA family protein: MLRPILTTALLAGAAAGVAAGVLHLVFVQDILLSAEVFETRSEQAPAALLTMRNALTIMVMVVLYCGYGVILVALMAFRGQAGDRIDARSGLLWGIAGFAVVMLAPAFSLPAQLPGATETELAMRQIWWVIFVLSAAGGAWILAYGKTPGQWAVAALLLVAPHLVGPRLPDVLTGSAPMELAALFTARSLGVGLLTWIVLGMVAGAVWRREQAEPA, encoded by the coding sequence ATGTTGCGTCCCATTCTGACGACCGCGCTGCTGGCCGGCGCGGCCGCCGGTGTGGCAGCCGGCGTGCTTCACCTTGTCTTCGTTCAGGACATTCTTCTCTCGGCCGAAGTATTCGAGACTAGATCCGAACAAGCCCCCGCCGCACTTCTGACGATGCGCAATGCGCTGACGATCATGGTCATGGTTGTGCTCTACTGCGGCTATGGCGTGATCCTCGTCGCACTGATGGCGTTTCGCGGACAGGCAGGCGACCGGATCGATGCGCGGTCCGGCCTCCTGTGGGGGATCGCCGGTTTTGCCGTCGTCATGCTCGCTCCGGCGTTTTCGCTGCCTGCACAACTACCGGGGGCGACCGAGACTGAGCTTGCCATGCGTCAGATCTGGTGGGTGATATTCGTGCTGTCAGCCGCGGGGGGTGCTTGGATCCTGGCGTACGGCAAGACGCCTGGCCAATGGGCCGTTGCGGCCCTGCTGCTGGTGGCTCCTCATCTGGTCGGTCCGCGCTTGCCGGATGTCCTGACGGGCAGCGCACCAATGGAACTGGCAGCACTCTTCACCGCGCGATCACTTGGCGTCGGATTGCTGACCTGGATCGTCCTGGGAATGGTCGCGGGTGCCGTCTGGCGACGCGAACAAGCTGAACCGGCCTGA
- a CDS encoding DUF1636 family protein, which produces MTVNICICNTCAPAASVTVSRLRLMAAIGAAGLNDTVSVSTAACLGACQTPSSVALQGQGRATYLFSGVSFDTDIDDLIATCRTYLEAPDGWIEDARPCGRLRSCLRARIPVMPAQKV; this is translated from the coding sequence GTGACGGTGAACATCTGCATCTGCAACACCTGCGCACCGGCGGCATCTGTAACGGTGTCCAGGCTGCGGCTGATGGCGGCCATCGGTGCTGCAGGTTTGAACGACACCGTGAGCGTGTCGACGGCCGCCTGCCTCGGCGCGTGTCAGACCCCGTCGTCTGTGGCACTCCAAGGTCAGGGTCGCGCCACATACCTGTTCTCGGGTGTGTCCTTCGATACGGATATCGACGATCTGATCGCGACGTGCCGCACCTATCTGGAGGCTCCGGACGGGTGGATCGAGGACGCGCGGCCGTGTGGCAGACTGCGGTCCTGCCTGCGGGCCCGCATCCCCGTCATGCCTGCGCAGAAAGTCTAA
- a CDS encoding DUF6692 family protein: MHYVRFFAMIATSTVVMFGLMYLNSYSLEHIYFSQTRMWMALYMGAIMAIIMLAFMLGMYKNRTVNMAIFGGSAVVFALALWLVRSQETVGDVAWMKAMIPHHSIAILTSSRANISDPRVRKLADEIIEAQDREIAEMRWMIADIEANGEQTTYPLGEADAPAEVASLTEALSSAVIASVDLAPLSDDEITRALPAGAVCNFRRGVDADPVFAVAADGASVTKVSGQLVMLTGDGTPDNAGVAAQTEGLRVTVTPHAAEDEATLLFDLTTGQPLTVGYDGYWACAS; the protein is encoded by the coding sequence ATGCATTATGTCCGCTTCTTCGCGATGATCGCCACCTCCACTGTGGTCATGTTCGGATTGATGTATCTGAACTCGTATTCCCTTGAGCATATTTATTTCTCGCAGACCCGCATGTGGATGGCGCTCTATATGGGTGCGATCATGGCGATTATCATGCTGGCGTTCATGCTGGGCATGTACAAGAACCGTACAGTTAATATGGCGATCTTCGGCGGGTCCGCAGTGGTGTTCGCGCTGGCGCTCTGGCTGGTGCGGTCACAAGAGACGGTCGGCGACGTCGCGTGGATGAAGGCAATGATCCCGCACCACTCCATCGCAATCCTGACGTCGTCGCGCGCCAACATCTCGGATCCCCGCGTGCGCAAGCTGGCCGACGAGATCATCGAGGCGCAGGACCGCGAGATCGCGGAAATGCGTTGGATGATCGCCGATATCGAAGCCAATGGCGAACAAACGACGTATCCGTTGGGCGAAGCCGATGCCCCGGCCGAAGTGGCTTCGCTGACCGAGGCGTTGTCGTCCGCCGTCATCGCCTCTGTCGATCTCGCACCGCTGAGCGATGATGAGATCACCCGCGCCCTGCCCGCCGGAGCGGTTTGCAATTTCCGCCGTGGCGTCGATGCGGACCCGGTGTTCGCCGTTGCCGCCGACGGCGCATCGGTGACGAAGGTGTCCGGCCAGTTGGTCATGCTGACCGGTGACGGCACACCCGACAATGCTGGCGTTGCGGCCCAGACGGAGGGACTGCGGGTGACAGTTACGCCCCATGCCGCTGAGGATGAAGCCACCCTGCTGTTCGATCTGACCACCGGGCAACCTTTGACCGTCGGGTACGATGGTTACTGGGCCTGTGCGTCCTGA
- a CDS encoding glutaredoxin — MPKDNSADARTAVLYRMVMPEHTCPYGLKSKDLLERQGYTVEDHHLKTKEETEAFKSEHDVKTTPQTFIDGQRIGGHDDLQVYFGKADPDDDGLSYTPVIALFSVAALTAVAFTWYAFQTLLTWQTLGWFVSLSMILLGLQKLKDIESFSTMFLNYDLLAKRWVRYGYIYPFIETGAGILMTAMVATWLSAPLALLIGTIGAVSVFKAVYIDKRELKCACVGGDSNVPLGFVSLTENLGMVAMSVVMLVLLFA; from the coding sequence ATGCCCAAAGACAACAGTGCGGACGCCAGAACGGCCGTCCTTTACCGGATGGTCATGCCAGAACACACCTGCCCCTACGGCCTGAAATCCAAGGACCTGCTGGAACGGCAGGGTTATACAGTCGAAGATCATCACCTGAAAACCAAGGAAGAGACCGAGGCCTTCAAGTCGGAGCACGACGTCAAGACGACGCCGCAGACCTTCATCGACGGTCAGCGGATCGGAGGCCATGACGATCTGCAGGTGTATTTTGGCAAGGCCGACCCGGATGACGACGGACTGTCTTATACCCCCGTCATCGCGCTGTTCTCGGTCGCGGCGCTGACGGCAGTGGCTTTCACGTGGTATGCGTTTCAGACGCTGCTGACCTGGCAGACTTTGGGATGGTTCGTGTCACTGTCGATGATCCTGCTGGGCCTGCAAAAGCTGAAGGACATCGAGAGTTTCTCGACAATGTTCCTGAACTACGACCTGCTGGCCAAGCGCTGGGTGCGGTACGGATACATTTACCCCTTCATCGAGACCGGGGCTGGCATCCTGATGACGGCGATGGTCGCAACATGGTTGTCGGCCCCGCTGGCGCTGCTGATCGGTACAATCGGCGCGGTGAGCGTCTTCAAAGCGGTCTACATCGATAAGCGCGAACTGAAATGCGCCTGTGTCGGCGGAGACAGCAACGTACCGCTGGGCTTCGTGTCGCTGACCGAAAACCTCGGCATGGTGGCGATGTCGGTCGTCATGCTGGTCCTGCTGTTTGCATGA
- a CDS encoding DsbA family protein, translating into MSVWKRRALLAGGALAVGAWVKGAPHLLSLRTPSLDFRNLDDLPPFRELTAAGTITTNQPIFAGLSNGDAVSAAARVLAQDVRDHPCDALYGDPVPGRVPVAVFSDFRCPNCRVMDARLSEIEQDMPDRFYIVRHELPILGDASIIASRAVLAAQRQGAYSEMYARLIRTPAVTDLAYVSQIAASIGLDIEAFQSDMQSSRTTDQLLKSKAVASLFHFIGTPAFVVGRTAFLGTVTVSLFKALIGVETDRPCDAAVT; encoded by the coding sequence ATGAGTGTCTGGAAACGACGCGCTCTGTTGGCGGGTGGCGCACTGGCTGTTGGCGCTTGGGTGAAAGGGGCACCGCACCTACTGTCTTTGCGGACGCCGTCTCTCGACTTTAGAAACCTTGACGACTTGCCGCCCTTCCGGGAACTCACGGCCGCCGGCACCATTACCACAAACCAGCCAATCTTTGCCGGACTTTCGAACGGAGACGCCGTGTCGGCCGCGGCCCGCGTTTTGGCTCAGGACGTTCGCGACCACCCCTGTGATGCTCTTTACGGCGATCCTGTTCCGGGCCGCGTTCCTGTCGCAGTCTTTTCCGACTTCAGATGCCCCAATTGCCGCGTCATGGATGCGCGGTTGTCAGAGATCGAACAGGATATGCCCGATCGCTTCTACATCGTCCGTCATGAACTGCCGATCCTTGGCGATGCGTCGATCATTGCCAGCCGGGCTGTGCTGGCAGCGCAGAGGCAAGGTGCCTACAGCGAGATGTACGCCCGGTTGATCCGTACGCCTGCGGTCACCGATCTGGCCTATGTGTCCCAGATCGCGGCCAGCATCGGGCTCGATATCGAAGCGTTCCAATCGGATATGCAATCATCCCGCACCACCGACCAGCTCCTCAAGAGCAAGGCTGTTGCAAGTCTCTTTCACTTCATCGGCACGCCGGCCTTTGTTGTGGGGCGAACAGCATTTCTGGGAACCGTCACGGTCTCCCTGTTCAAAGCCTTGATCGGTGTCGAAACGGACCGGCCTTGCGATGCGGCCGTCACCTGA
- a CDS encoding c-type cytochrome codes for MKRSITIGAIIASSLGAAAFAHNGATGVVLERMNGMSAMKKVMGELAPMMRGEAPYDIAAAQKGAATIMAHAGGNMVKLFPEEAIPATSYAVSALWERWDDFSDLADLLASQAFGLAMAVPNGLTAPRPASPLHDMGTMEGMADMSGMADTDALPSQDLTVAQLMGVEPTADARASATVLPEERDNGVLDYATMPAPVAFEMVSQTCAACHSQFRRGS; via the coding sequence ATGAAACGATCGATAACGATCGGCGCGATCATTGCATCGTCGCTGGGTGCCGCCGCGTTTGCCCATAATGGTGCCACAGGCGTCGTGCTTGAGCGCATGAACGGCATGTCCGCCATGAAGAAGGTCATGGGTGAGCTTGCGCCGATGATGCGCGGGGAGGCTCCCTATGATATCGCCGCGGCTCAGAAGGGTGCCGCGACGATCATGGCACACGCGGGCGGTAACATGGTCAAGCTATTCCCAGAGGAGGCCATTCCCGCGACATCCTACGCAGTGTCGGCGCTATGGGAGCGGTGGGATGACTTTTCCGATCTGGCCGATTTGCTCGCGAGTCAGGCCTTCGGATTGGCGATGGCCGTTCCCAATGGGCTGACAGCGCCACGACCGGCAAGCCCGCTTCACGACATGGGGACAATGGAAGGCATGGCCGACATGTCCGGCATGGCCGATACCGACGCGCTACCCTCGCAGGATCTGACAGTGGCGCAACTGATGGGTGTCGAACCGACGGCTGACGCGCGCGCAAGCGCAACAGTCCTGCCGGAGGAGCGCGACAATGGCGTCCTCGATTATGCCACCATGCCCGCACCGGTCGCCTTTGAAATGGTCAGCCAGACATGTGCCGCCTGCCACAGCCAATTTCGGCGGGGCAGCTGA
- a CDS encoding c-type cytochrome produces MEPVTLGMMEGDAQRGAYLARSAGCVACHTDVQRGGAALAGGAPLDTPFGRFVPPNLTPDPVHGIGNWTLDQFAVAVRQGVRPDGKAYYPAFTYEFYNRFTDGDIADLWTAFRTVPPVPVAAARHDLNFPFNLRWGLKLWRARYMTQSEMTPVMAQSDAWNRGQQLVNGASHCAACHTARGLFGGLDTSESLAGNANLPGGNKAPSIRTEALLTRGWTVANMAYALRTGIMPDGDVLGGSMAEAIAQGTGMLTDRDREAIATYLLTPAGQTSVGLPTPVTDPTMGGMAGMEGMAGMESGGN; encoded by the coding sequence GTGGAACCTGTCACCCTTGGCATGATGGAAGGCGATGCACAGCGCGGGGCCTATCTTGCGCGATCCGCTGGGTGCGTCGCATGTCACACGGACGTTCAGAGAGGCGGAGCCGCACTCGCCGGCGGGGCACCGCTGGACACGCCGTTCGGTCGCTTCGTTCCGCCGAACCTGACGCCGGATCCGGTCCATGGCATTGGAAACTGGACGCTCGACCAGTTTGCTGTCGCGGTGCGGCAGGGCGTCAGACCCGATGGAAAGGCCTATTATCCGGCATTTACTTACGAGTTCTACAACCGCTTTACCGATGGGGACATTGCGGATCTCTGGACGGCGTTCCGCACGGTCCCCCCCGTCCCTGTCGCCGCGGCGCGCCATGATCTGAACTTTCCGTTCAACCTCAGATGGGGTCTCAAGCTATGGCGGGCGCGGTACATGACACAGTCCGAAATGACACCGGTCATGGCGCAGTCGGATGCCTGGAACCGTGGACAACAGCTGGTGAACGGTGCTTCGCATTGTGCAGCATGCCACACAGCCCGCGGACTGTTCGGTGGATTGGACACCAGTGAGAGCCTCGCTGGCAATGCCAACTTGCCTGGCGGGAACAAGGCCCCATCCATCAGGACGGAGGCCCTGTTGACGCGGGGCTGGACCGTTGCAAACATGGCCTACGCCCTGCGGACAGGGATCATGCCAGACGGAGACGTCCTGGGCGGCAGTATGGCCGAAGCGATTGCGCAAGGCACGGGAATGCTGACCGATCGCGACCGGGAAGCGATCGCGACTTATCTCCTCACTCCGGCGGGTCAGACGAGCGTTGGACTGCCTACTCCTGTAACCGATCCAACGATGGGCGGTATGGCGGGTATGGAAGGAATGGCCGGTATGGAAAGCGGAGGAAACTGA